Within the Echinicola sp. 20G genome, the region CACCAAATCTTGATTGTATTGTAACTCCACATCAAATATCTCTTCTATCCGCTTCAATGTTTCCTCCAAAGTTTCATTATAAGACCGATCCGAATCCTGAGCAGAACAAACCGTAATAGAAGCCCATAATAACACACTTACGAGCAGTCCTATAACAATCAATCTTTGGCCCCTTGGCGGCCCATAAAGGCGAATCATACCACTGGTTTTTGGATTTCAAAATATTTGTACACCGCTTCCGGCCAAGGGTAGCTACCCGGCTTGATCGTCAAAACCATATCTCTGTCCATCACCTTTAACCTTACCACCCCAGGACTCAATTCCTGCATTGGTATCAAGGCACCCAATGCCAGTTCCTCTATAACAGCACAGGTGGTCGCACCTCCTTCCAAGAGCAATTCTCTCACTGGCACTTCCTCAATGACCCTGGCCACAGCTTTGGCCGTTCTTTTCTTTAAAACAGCTGGATAGTCACTGAATTTGACCTTCTTCTTTCCATAGGCCATGATGACCCGATCTCCTTCATTGAGTCCTTCTGCGACATCATATACCCAAGCATCCATTCCTACTGGATTGAATACTTCTTCCATTAAGGGCTCTGGCATTTCACTAAGGTGAACTCCTTTTTCCACCGCCTTTTCTACAAAATCCTTACTGTTCTGATGACTACTTCCCGCTATCATCAGGCTATTTCCAACAAACGAAAGCGGGTCAGGCTCCTGACCTCTCATCCATTCGGGGAAATTTCTTTTCAAACACATTTCAAAAAACGCGGCACTTCCTCCGGGCAGAACGGTGCTATCCATCAAGCTTGCCCAAGCATAGAGGTCCAGCATGGTTTCAGAGTCTGGAATAT harbors:
- a CDS encoding four-carbon acid sugar kinase family protein, encoding MIAVIADDITGAAEIAGVCLRWGIPVSFSLDAKPANGAEVMVIATDTRSMTEENALKETDRIASELLEMGVTWIFKKSDSVMRGHVAAELKVLAQKLNKKKMLLAPANPYTGRSITDGIYYVKGLPLNETSFKDDPTFPAFSANVKDLLREEELSVAYGKFSEEEDLQEGFNIPDSETMLDLYAWASLMDSTVLPGGSAAFFEMCLKRNFPEWMRGQEPDPLSFVGNSLMIAGSSHQNSKDFVEKAVEKGVHLSEMPEPLMEEVFNPVGMDAWVYDVAEGLNEGDRVIMAYGKKKVKFSDYPAVLKKRTAKAVARVIEEVPVRELLLEGGATTCAVIEELALGALIPMQELSPGVVRLKVMDRDMVLTIKPGSYPWPEAVYKYFEIQKPVV